The segment CTGACCTACCTCTTCATCAGCCACAACCTCGCCGTCGTCGACTACATCGCTGACCGCATCGCCGTGATGTGCCAAGGACAACTGGTCGAGCTGGCGCCCAAGGCAACGCTGTTCAAAAACCCTCTTCATCCCTATACCCGCGCGCTGGTCTCGGCGGTGCCCGAGCCGAACCCCGACAGGCCGCTCGATCTGGCCGCGCTGATGGATGGAAAGGCCAGCATCCCGGAAGCCTGGCCGGAACCCTTCGCGCCGCGTGCAGATCAGCCGCTGAAGATGATCGACCTGGGCGAGGGTCACTATCTGCGCGCTTGGCCGGACAGTTTCTCGACGTCAGGACCCTGCGGCGCCCTGGCGCAGCGGGAGCCGCCGCCAAGCATCCGCCGCAGGGAAAGCCGCTGATGCTGCCCTACGTCGCCCGCCGGATTTTCATGATGATTCCGACCCTGCTGATCATCTCGGCCGTGGTCTTCTTCATCATCCAACTGCCCCCCGGCGACTATCTGGAGACCTATATCGCCGAACTGCAGGCCCAAGGCGAGGCTGTCGATCAGAGCCGGATTGCCTTCCTGCGCGAACAGTACGGCCTCGATCAGCCTGTCTGGCTGCAGTATCTGACGTGGGTCTGGGGTATCCTGCAGGGCGATCTCGGCTTCTCCTTCGAGTACCAGCTCCCGGTCTCGGAAGTGATCGGCGACCGCTTCCTGCTGACCGCGATCATCGCCGTGGCAACGGTGCTCTTCACCTACCTGGTCGCCTTTCCGATCGGCATCTACTCGGCGGTCCGCCAGTACTCGACCGGCGACTACGTCTTCACGCTCATCGGCTATCTCGGTCTGGCAACGCCCAACTTCCTGTTGGCGCTGGTGATGCTCTACTTCGCCAACGTCTGGTTCGGCACCTCGATCGGCGGCCTGATGGACCCGGATCTGGAAGACGCGCCCTGGAGTTTCGAGAAAATCGGGTCGGTCCTGGAGCACATCTGGATCCCCATGATCGTGATCGGTACCGCCGGCACCGCCGCGCTGATCCGGCGCCTGCGGGCCAACCTGCTCGACGAACTGCACAAGCAGTATGTGGTGACCGCCAGGGCCAAGGGTCTGTCCGAGGGCAAGCTGGTCTTCAAGTATCCCTTGCGTCTTGCACTCAATCCCTTCATCGCCGACGTCGGCAACCTGCTGCCGCAGATCATCTCCGGCGCCGTTCTGGTCTCGGTGGTGCTCGGCCTGCCGACCAACGGCCCGCTGCTGCTACGGGCCTTGCAGAGCCAGGACATGTATCTGGCGGGCGCCTT is part of the Algihabitans albus genome and harbors:
- a CDS encoding ABC transporter permease; this encodes MLPYVARRIFMMIPTLLIISAVVFFIIQLPPGDYLETYIAELQAQGEAVDQSRIAFLREQYGLDQPVWLQYLTWVWGILQGDLGFSFEYQLPVSEVIGDRFLLTAIIAVATVLFTYLVAFPIGIYSAVRQYSTGDYVFTLIGYLGLATPNFLLALVMLYFANVWFGTSIGGLMDPDLEDAPWSFEKIGSVLEHIWIPMIVIGTAGTAALIRRLRANLLDELHKQYVVTARAKGLSEGKLVFKYPLRLALNPFIADVGNLLPQIISGAVLVSVVLGLPTNGPLLLRALQSQDMYLAGAFLMFEATLVVIGVMLSDLALAALDPRIRFTGGRRR